Genomic DNA from Clavibacter michiganensis:
AGCGCGGTCGGCAGCACCGTGAGATCGCTCGGCTTCCGCCCGATCGCGCCGACGACGAGGCAGAGCACGCCCGCGACGACGGCGACGGCGATCTGCGCGACCGTGAACCCGCCGATCACGAGGCGCCCGCCTCGTCCGCCGGGAAGTTGACGATGGACGTGCCGGTGCGGCCGCGGAAGCCGACCAGCCCCACGAGCCGGCCGTCGGGCGCGACCGCGGCGAGCGGATCCTCGGTGGGCGCCTCGTCCGGCGTCGTCAGCTTCTTGCCGTGCCCGAGGTCGATCGCCTCCTGGTCGGTGAGGTGCAGCACGTCGAAGAGGCGCGCGGCGGCGTCGGCCGGCGGGATGAGGCGGTCGGCGACGACCATGTCGTCGACGGCCATGGCGTCGTCGACGTGGAACGGGCCCACGCGCGTGCGGCGGAGCGCGGTGAGGTGCCCGCCGACGCCGAGCGCGCGGCCGAGGTCGCGCGCGAGGGCGCGCACGTAGGTGCCGGAGGAGCAGGTGATCCGCACGGAGAGGTCGAGCTGCGCGCCGTCCTCCTCGCCCTCCTCGACCTCCACGGCGTCGAAGCGCAGCACGTCGAACGCCGAGACGGTCACCTCGCGCGCGGCGAGCTCGACCTCCTCGCCGGCGCGGACGCGGGCGTACGCGCGCTTGCCGTCGACCTTGATGGCGCTCACAGCGCTCGGCACCTGCGAGATGGTGCCGCGGAGGTCCGCGATGGCGCGCTCCACGTCGGCGACGGCGAGGTCGCGGATCCGCCCGGGCTCCGCGCGCGAGACGACCTCGCCCTCGCGGTCGTCCGTCGTGGTGGCGCGGCCGAGGCGGATGGTCGCGAGGTACTCCTTGTCGAGGCCGACGAGGTAGGTGAGCAGGCGCGTGGAGCTGTTGACGCCGAGGATCATGAGGCCGGTCGCCATCGGGTCGAGCGTGCCCGCGTGCCCGACCTTGCGGGTGCCGGCGAGGCGGCGCGTGCGGGCGACGAG
This window encodes:
- the truB gene encoding tRNA pseudouridine(55) synthase TruB; translation: METPTPRAAPSTASGLLLIDKRGEWTSHDLVARTRRLAGTRKVGHAGTLDPMATGLMILGVNSSTRLLTYLVGLDKEYLATIRLGRATTTDDREGEVVSRAEPGRIRDLAVADVERAIADLRGTISQVPSAVSAIKVDGKRAYARVRAGEEVELAAREVTVSAFDVLRFDAVEVEEGEEDGAQLDLSVRITCSSGTYVRALARDLGRALGVGGHLTALRRTRVGPFHVDDAMAVDDMVVADRLIPPADAAARLFDVLHLTDQEAIDLGHGKKLTTPDEAPTEDPLAAVAPDGRLVGLVGFRGRTGTSIVNFPADEAGAS